The following proteins come from a genomic window of Nostoc sp. TCL26-01:
- the shc gene encoding squalene--hopene cyclase: MQTQDRVQINSITEAIASSQKYLLSLQNPAGYWWAELESNVTITAEVVLLHKIWGTDKTRPLHKVETYLRSQQRQHGGWELFYDDGGELSTSVEAYMALKLLGVPATDPAMVKARDFILQRGGISKTRIFTKFHLALIGCYDWRGLPSLPPWVMLLPNEFPVNIYEMSSWARSSTVPLLIVFNSKPVYLTDSLINLDELYAEGVENVRYELPRNGDWTDIFLTIDQGFKLAESLNLVPFREEGIKAAEKWIIERQEATGDWGGIIPAMLNSMLALRSLNYDRHDPIVERGLQAIDNFAIETADSYVVQPCVSPVWDTAWVIRALIDSGIAPDDPAIVKAGEWLLQKQILDYGDWTVKNRQGKPGAWAFEFDNRFYPDVDDTAVVVMALYAAKLPNEKLKQMACDRALQWVASMQCQPGGWAAFDLDNDQDWLNAIPYGDLKAMIDPNTADVTARVIEMLGACNLSIDSHNLERALTYLVNEQEAEGCWFGRWGVNYIYGTSGVLSALALINPHKYQRHIAQGASWLVSCQNSDGGWGETCRSYNDPRLKGQGRSTASQTAWAIIGLIAAGEATGKFARDAIEQGINYLISTQQPDGTWFEADFTGTGFPGHFYLKYHFYQQYFPLIALGRYQAIQF; encoded by the coding sequence ATGCAGACACAAGACAGGGTACAAATCAATTCCATCACAGAGGCGATCGCTTCCAGCCAAAAATATCTGCTATCGTTGCAAAATCCGGCGGGTTATTGGTGGGCAGAGTTGGAATCTAATGTCACCATCACGGCTGAGGTGGTCTTACTTCATAAAATTTGGGGAACAGACAAAACTAGACCTCTGCATAAGGTGGAGACTTATCTCCGTTCACAACAACGGCAACATGGTGGTTGGGAATTATTTTACGATGATGGCGGCGAACTCAGTACATCGGTTGAAGCTTACATGGCGCTGAAACTACTGGGTGTCCCTGCAACAGACCCAGCAATGGTAAAGGCGCGAGATTTTATTCTCCAACGTGGCGGTATCAGCAAAACTCGCATTTTTACTAAGTTTCACTTGGCTTTGATTGGTTGTTACGATTGGCGTGGTCTGCCTTCTCTACCACCGTGGGTAATGCTCTTACCCAATGAGTTTCCCGTTAATATTTATGAAATGTCCAGTTGGGCGCGTTCTAGTACTGTCCCCCTGCTGATTGTCTTTAACAGTAAACCTGTCTATCTCACTGACTCACTCATCAATCTTGACGAGTTATACGCTGAAGGTGTAGAGAACGTCCGTTATGAATTACCCCGAAATGGTGATTGGACGGATATATTTCTGACTATAGATCAAGGGTTTAAACTGGCAGAAAGCCTCAATTTAGTACCTTTTCGAGAGGAAGGGATCAAAGCGGCTGAGAAATGGATTATAGAACGTCAAGAAGCTACAGGTGACTGGGGGGGAATTATCCCTGCTATGCTCAATTCCATGCTAGCTCTACGCTCTCTTAATTATGACCGTCATGATCCTATTGTGGAACGAGGGTTACAAGCTATTGACAATTTTGCCATAGAAACGGCAGATAGTTATGTAGTCCAGCCTTGTGTATCACCTGTGTGGGATACGGCTTGGGTGATACGTGCTTTGATCGATTCTGGCATTGCCCCTGATGATCCGGCAATAGTCAAAGCTGGAGAATGGTTATTACAAAAGCAAATCCTCGATTATGGTGATTGGACGGTAAAAAATCGCCAAGGTAAACCAGGGGCTTGGGCGTTTGAGTTTGACAATCGTTTTTACCCAGATGTCGATGATACGGCTGTGGTGGTGATGGCACTGTATGCAGCTAAACTCCCTAATGAAAAATTAAAGCAGATGGCGTGCGATCGCGCTCTCCAATGGGTAGCTTCGATGCAGTGTCAACCCGGTGGTTGGGCTGCGTTTGATCTTGACAATGATCAAGATTGGCTCAACGCTATTCCCTATGGTGACTTGAAAGCCATGATTGACCCGAATACGGCTGATGTCACCGCTAGAGTAATCGAAATGTTGGGGGCTTGTAATTTATCTATTGACTCTCATAATTTAGAACGGGCGCTTACCTATCTTGTCAATGAACAAGAAGCAGAAGGTTGTTGGTTTGGTCGTTGGGGAGTCAATTATATTTATGGTACTAGTGGCGTTCTCTCGGCTTTGGCTTTAATTAATCCCCACAAGTATCAACGCCATATCGCACAAGGGGCGAGTTGGTTAGTCAGTTGTCAAAACTCTGATGGTGGTTGGGGTGAAACTTGTCGCAGCTATAATGATCCTAGGCTGAAAGGTCAAGGACGCAGTACCGCCTCTCAAACTGCTTGGGCAATAATTGGTTTAATCGCCGCAGGTGAAGCTACCGGTAAATTTGCGCGTGATGCCATTGAGCAAGGAATTAACTACCTTATATCCACTCAACAACCTGATGGTACTTGGTTTGAGGCGGATTTTACCGGCACTGGTTTCCCTGGACACTTCTATCTCAAGTATCACTTCTATCAGCAGTACTTTCCTTTAATTGCTCTTGGTCGCTATCAAGCAATACAATTTTGA
- a CDS encoding DNA topology modulation protein, with amino-acid sequence MQKILIIGSGGAGKSTLARELSKILKLEVIHLDTFYWQSGWVETSKTEWENIIQDLIMRESWIMDGNYSNTLDIRLSVADTVIFLDFPRLLCLWRIIQRRWQYAHKSRPDMALGCPERLNWEFLKYVWSYPIIRRPKILDKLRKVAPHQQVFILHQPTEVKEFLQKISQTFM; translated from the coding sequence TGATTATTGGTTCTGGTGGTGCGGGTAAATCTACCTTAGCTAGAGAATTAAGCAAAATTTTGAAATTAGAGGTAATTCATTTAGATACTTTCTATTGGCAATCTGGTTGGGTAGAAACTTCTAAAACTGAATGGGAGAACATCATTCAAGATTTGATAATGCGAGAATCTTGGATTATGGATGGTAACTATAGTAATACTTTAGATATCCGATTATCTGTAGCAGATACAGTAATTTTTTTAGATTTTCCTCGCTTATTATGTCTATGGCGAATTATTCAGCGACGTTGGCAATATGCTCATAAATCTAGACCAGATATGGCATTAGGTTGTCCAGAAAGATTGAACTGGGAATTTTTAAAATATGTGTGGTCATACCCAATAATTCGTCGTCCGAAAATTTTAGACAAACTTCGTAAAGTTGCACCACATCAGCAAGTTTTTATTCTCCATCAACCAACAGAAGTTAAGGAGTTTTTACAAAAAATATCACAAACATTTATGTGA